A window of Maioricimonas rarisocia genomic DNA:
TACTGGCTCTCGTTTTCGTCGTAGAAGTACCTCCGCGGGGGGAAATTCAGATGGGCGTAGTACCCGGCCGGCTGGTAGGGCCGCGCACTCGCTCCCCCGATTCGTTCAACCAGCAGACCACTCACCGCCAGGGCATTGTCCCGGATCATTTCCGCCGGTAGCCGGAACCGCCCCTGCCGCGCAAACAAACGGTTCTGCGGATCCTGTTTCTTGAGCTCCTCGCTCACCAGCGACGACTGGCGGTACGCCCGTGACATGACGATCAGCTTCACCATGTGCTTGACGTCCCAGCCACTCTCGACGAACTCGATCGCCAGCCAGTCCAGCAGTTTCGGGTGCGTCGGCCATTCTCCCTGCGAGCCGAAGTCCCCCAGCGATCGGGCCAGCCCCTCGCCGAAGTACAGGTACCACAGCCGGTTGACGAACACCCGCGACGTCTGCGGATGATCCGGCTGCGTCAGCCACTCCGCCAGGTCCAGACGGGTGACGCGGCCATCCTTCTCGATCTGAGGCAGAAAGTGCGGCACCGACGCTTCCATCACTGGCCCCGATTCGTCCAGCCAGTCGCCCCGCGGCAGCAGCCGGATCGTTCGCGGCTCGATCGATACCGTGATCATCTGCCGCCGCAGGTTGTTCTGCAGCGACGCCTTCTCCGACTCCAGGGTCTTGATCTGCTGTTCAATCTCCTGCCGGGCGTCGCCGTCCCCCTCCCCGAGCGCACCCGCCAGTTGCGTCAGTTCCTTCTCGATCTCGGCGATCCGGGCCTCATCGATCGGGGACAGCGCTTCGATCTCCGGACGCCGCTGCGTGGGCGAAGTGTTCCCGGCTTTGAATGTCTCGTTGTCGTTGATGTCCGCCATCACCGCCTGCAGCGCGTAAAAGTCCGCGGCCGTGTACGGGTCGTACTTGTGGTCGTGGCATTCCGCACAGCCCATCGTTCCCGCCAGCCAGACCTCCGAGAGATTCCGGACCCGGTCCGACGCATACTTTGCCAGGTACTCCTTCTTCTGCACCCCCCCTTCGTGAGAGGTCTGCAACAGTCGGTTGTACCCGCTGGCGATCTTCTGCTCCGTCGTTGCATCCGGCAGCAGGTCGCCGGCCAGCTGCTCGATGGTGAACTCGTCGAACGGCTTGTTGTCGTTGAACGCCTTGATCACGTAGTCGCGGTACAGCGTCGCGGAATGCTCCTGGTCTCCGTGGTAGCCGACGGTGTCGGCGTACCGCACCAGGTCGAGCCAGTAGATCGCCATCCGCTCCCCGTAATGCCGGGAGGCCAGCAGCCGATCGACCGCCCGCTCCCACGCCCCCTCGGAAGTGTCGTCGACGAAGGCGTCCACCTCTTCCGGAGTCGGTGGCAGGCCGATCAGATCGAAATACAGCCGCCGGATCAGCGTCACACGGTCGGCTTCCGGCGCAGGCTCCAGCCCCATCCCCTCGATGCGGGACAGGATGAACCGGTCGATGTCACCGGCCGGCCAGCTTTCATCCGCGACCTCCGGAACTTCGGGCCGCGTTGGCGACACGTACGCCCAGTGATCCTGATACTCGGCCCCCTGCCGGATCCATTCCACCAGCAGCTGTTTCTCCGCGTCCGTCAGCTCCTTGCCGGTCTCCGGCGGCGGCATCACTTCGTACTCGTCCCCGGCGAGAATCCGCTCCACCAGCAGGCTTGCCTCAGGATCACCCGGCACAACCGCGATGCTGCCGTCCCGGTCCGCGACCGCTCCCTCGGCTGTGTCCAGCCGCAGTTCCGCCTGACGCTCCGCCTTGTCCGGACCGTGACAGAAGAAGCACTTGTCGGAAAGGATCGGGCGGATGTCGCGGTTGAATTCGATCGGCTCGGCGAGCACAGCCGTCCCGCTTGTCACCGTCACCAGAATCACCGTCAGAGCGCTACGAACGAATCGTCCCATGAACATCCTCGCCTTGTCGAAAGCCGCAGCCGAAGGAAGCGTACCTCTCTGTTTTCGACAATCCGGACGCGTCTGCCAAGTGGTCGGCGAATTCGTGTCCGCCCCGACCGCCAGGTCGCCGGCCTCGTCGCCTCGGCCGCGGTGCCATTGGTGCAGCCGTTCTGTAACGCCCCTGGCAGCCAAGGGGGAATCACCAGAGCCTCCAGACTCGATCATTTCGCTCGCGACCGTCGCCCCGTCAGGAGGCAAACGGGCGGGCAGTGTCGAGGAAGGGAGACAATAAAGAACAAAAAAGGAGGAGCCCCTCCATCATGTTGTCCCGTTCATGCAAGTGTCCAGTTCGCGGATTCCCCGCCCTGCCACTGCCAATGGACCGAGATCTCTTTGCTCTCTCAGTGTGACCAGTTCTGCATTTGCCGGCTGTGGTATCAGTTTCTTGCCGTCTTTTTTCATTTTCGCCACGGGGCGGGTTCGTACGCCCGAACCGGTCCGTCCGCGGGGCACCTTCCGCCACCACGCAGCCGCCGATCATCGCATCCAACTCCTTGATTGCATGCGGAATGGCCGCTAAGGTTTTTGGATTCCACTGCGAAGTTGTCGTGAAGCCTGTCTCTCTGGCCGACCCTTCGCCGCGCGAGTCTGACCGCGTAAAAACGCTCTCTCACGCTGCCGTTCGCGGCAGCAATACATGATGTTCTTCTCTCCCGGAGTCCGCTGATGACGCAAGTTAGAGTCCGTACGTCCCCCCGTCGGGGATTCACCCTCATCGAGCTGCTGGTGGTAATCGCCATCATCGCCATCCTCATCGCCCTGCTTCTGCCGGCCGTTCAGCAGGCCCGAGAAGCAGCCCGCCGCACCCAGTGCAAAAACAACCTCAAGCAGATCGGGCTGGCACTTCACAACTACCACGACGTGCACGGCCGTTTCGTCTACCGCAAGGGAGGCACCGATGGCTATGGGGACTCGAGCCGTCTGGACGGCAACTACCGTCGCCGCTCCGGAATGATCTCGCTCCTTCCGTATATCGATCAGGCTCCCCTCTACAATCTGATCGAAGCTGGCGATACCTCGACCAGCCCCCCGGTCCCTCCCGGTGGTCCCGCTCCCTGGAGCAGCGGCTGGCAGGTCTGGTGGCAGCAGATTCCCGGCTTCCGGTGCCCCTCCGACCCCGGCATCACCACCGCCCGCGGAACCTGCAGCTACGCCTTCAGCATGGGTGACTACGTCGCCGGCAACAATCGCGACTCCACCGACGTCAACGGCCTGTTCGCCGCTCATACCACCTACGCTGTCCGCGATGTCCTCGACGGAACCAGCAACACTCTCGCCTTCAGCGAACGTGTGCAGGCCAGCTTCGGCATCGGCGCCCGCAGCAATCCCGACATCCGCGAAGGCATCCTGACCGGCGTCTCGTCGATCACCTCCAACCCGGGCGCCTGCCTGGCCGCTGCCGCAGCCATCTCGTCCGGCAACCGTTACACCAACGGCAGCCAGGTGAAAGGCAAGTTCAGCTCCTTCTGGCATGACGGACAGCCCGAGAACGTCGCCTTTACTTCCGTTCTCGCGCCCAACTCGCCCTCCTGCATCAACGACACCAACCCCAACTCCGACGGTGCCGTCAGCCTCATGTCGGCCAGCAGCCACCACACCGGCGGCGTCCATGCCCTCATGGTCGACGGTGCGGTCCGCTTCATCTCCGACAGCATCGACACCGGCAACCTCGGCATCGCCACCACCCTCGGTGGATCCAGCCCTTACGGTGTCTGGGGTGCCCTCGGCACCAAGCGCGGCGGCGAAGTCGTCTCCGAATTCTGAGACCGGCTGCTCCGCTCACTGCTGAAACGAAGTCGCTGTCCTCGGGGATGCACCTGCTCCCCGGGGACATTCTGTAACGGCACGCCCGGAACGCGTTCCGCAACTGCCAACCGCCGGATGTCCTCTCGCGTCGCCCATTGATGCAGCGCGACTGCGACTCCGCCACCGATCACAACGCAACCTCTTGCGAGATCACGATGCGATACTCTTTCTGGATCTTCCCCCTCTGCTGCCTGGCGGCACTCGGCTGCACGTCCGAAAGCCGGGAAACGCCCGTCCCGGTTTACCCGGTCACCGGCGTCGTCACGCTCAACGGCGAGCCGGTCGTGGGAGCCGACGTCACCTTCTACAACGCCGATGCTGCCCGCAGCGCCTTCGGCCGTACCGATGACGAAGGTCGCTACCAGCTCAGCACCTTCTCCTCGAACGACGGTGCCGTCGATGGCCGGCACATTGTCACCATCGTCAAGGTCGACGCTCCGGCCGCCGACGCAGCCCCCGTCGCCTCGATTGAGTCGGAAGCGTACGTTCCCCCCGGTGCCGGTGCCTCCACGACCCCTGCCAAACCGAAGTCCACCCTCCCGGAGAAGTTCTCCAGCCAGCAGACCTCCGGCCTCACCGCCATCGTGAATGCCGAGGGCGATAACGAAATCGACTTCGAACTGACGAACTGACGAACTGACGAACTGACCGGCTGGCCGGCTCGGCAGTCTCGCCGGCCTCAACCGCTGATCAGTATTGATCCACGGGAGCGTCACTCCATCTCCGGAGCCGCTCCCGTTTTTCATGCCTGTCGTCGTCTGACGATGTCCCATCCCCGACGAAAGCCCGCCGGCTGCGACCGGTGGGGCAGACATTCCTGTCTGCCTTCCGCTCCCGCAGGCTGGGACTGGTCCCAGCAGCAGCGGTAGCCCAGGCTCCGCCTGACGCGAGCATTCTGTGGCCGGTTTCCTACCCGAAGTCTGTTGCGCGGAGGGTGCCATGCCCTCACGCCGAAGGCGGGTGGGCATGAAGGATATCCCGGCGACAGCCGCGACCGTAAACGAGCCGCGACCGTGAGGGAGCGGAGGGCCGGGGTCGGAACGTGCGAAGCGAGTTCAGCCCCCGGTATCGTTGCCGGAAGTTGCGTCCGCTCCGGTCATGTGATCGTCAACCCGCTGTTCGACTGGGGGCGTCGCTGCGCGACGACCGCCAGCCACCCATCGACAAGTGGGGCAGACATTCCTGTCTGCCTTCCATTCAGCTCTTCCAGCCGCGCGAATCCTACTTCCTAACTCCTAACTCCTACCGCTCCTCCATCACCACATCCGAAAACACCCCGTGCGCATCCACAACCCGCAGCCCGACCGAACCCTGCGAAAGCATCCCGTCCCGCCTGCTCAGCACCCGCTCACCATCCACCAGAACGTCGATCTGCTCACCCGCCACATCCACCTGCAGACGCTGCGGCCGGTTTGCGTCGATCTCCGCCGGCGCCCGCGCCAGTTCGGTCCACGTTTCCCCGTCCATCCGGCCCAGGATGACCAGCCCCGTCCGCGGAATCAGGCCCGCGAAATAACCCCGCTGTGCGTCATACCCGACCGAAGACCCGCTGCACCGAAACAGAATCCCCGCATCCCGTGCGTCACCGTCCCCCCGAAAGTCGATCGTCACTTCGATCGAAAGGTCCGCCGGCAACATCCCGTCCAGTACGACCTTCTCGCCCGAGCGGTATTCGTTGATCGGCGCCTCGGGAACCACCCCCAGATGCAGACCGTCACGTGCCGCATCGATGAACTGATGATGCCCGTAGTAGCTCCATCCTGGCGGGAGGTGATCCCCCTTCAGCGAACTCCGGTACGGAAGCTTGACATCGCGCGGGGTTTCTCCGGAAGGCCGCCGCAGCGGCTCCCCCGCGCGAACCGGCTTGCCGAACTGTGGAAAGCCGTCTCGCGCAAATTCCATCGGCTGCACGAACACCGCCCGCCGCCACCCCGGCCGGCGATCCCGCTTGGCATGAAACACGTGCCACCACTCGCTTCCATCCGGCGACCGCACGAAGCAGGAATGCCCGACCCCGTACGTCTCCTCCGTGCCGGCAAACACCGGTTCCGGATGCTTCGTCCACGCGCCCGGATCGAGCGGGTCATCCCCCGTCAGTTCCAGCAGCCCCAGCTTGTAGGTTGGCAGCCACGACGCCCCGCACGAATACAGCAGAAACGTCCGTCCCTCCCGCTTCAGCACCTGGGGCGCTTCGTTAAGCCCCCGGTGTTCCGGCCCCGGCTCCACCCGCTCCCACAGGTAGTCGGCATTGTCGCAGATCCGCACCCGCCGGCCGCTCAGCTCCGTCGGCGACTTCATCGCAGCAATGTACAGATACTGCCGGTCCGTCCCCGGAGCATCCCAGCCCGACCAGACCGCGTAGCGGCGGCCCGCATGTTCGAGCACCGTCATGTCGATCGCCCAGACGTTTGGAGACTCTCGATCAGCCCCCTCCCCCGTCGCCAGCGGACCATGCAGCTCATACGGGCCGAGTGGATTCTCACTCTGCGACCGCAGTACCCACGCCAGGTGATTCTCGTTCCGCCCATCGGACGCCGCGAAATACACGTGCCACCGCCCGTCCAGAAAATGCAGCTCCGGAGCCCACACTTCCCGCGAACAGGGACCCGTCTCCGGAGCCCGCCAGACGACGTGCTTCGTGCCGAGACGCGTCAGCGAATCGCTTGTGTGAATCGAGATCCCCCGGTTCCCCTCCGAGAGGCACCACAGATACCGGTCCGCATTCGGATCACGAACCACCCACGGATCAGCCCCTTCACCAATCGGGTTCACGAACCGCCCCGCCGGCAACGAGCCGACCCGTCCCGACTCAGCGTACGTCGGATCACCCGCATCCTTCGGCAGCCCGGCATTCCACGCCATCACCCCCTGCTTCAGCCGGGCGGCAACCTCCGGATGGTCCTCCACGACGTTCTTCGTTTCCGAAACATCGGCCGACAGGTCGTACAGCTGTGGCCGCGAACCGTCGTAGTTGACGTAGAACTTCCACTTCCCGTCCCGCGCCGCCAGGTCCGGGTTCGGCTCCTCCTTCGTGCCGGGACGGTCCGGCGGCCGACGGAAGAAGATCGGTGCCTCGCGGCTGCGCTTTCCTTTCCCCAGCAGCGTCGCCGCCAGGTTCTCCCCGTCCAGTTCGACTCCCTCGGGCGGCTCGACGCCGGTGATCTCGTAGAACGACCGGTTGAGGTCCAGTGCACTCAGCACCGACGTCTCGTTGACTGTTCCCGCGACATCGTCCGCGAGCAGGCCCGGCCCCCAGACGATCAGCGGCGAGCGAACGCCCCCTTCGTACAGCAGCGTCTTGTGCCCCCGCAGCGGAGCCGCCGTCCCGGCCCCCTGTTCCGGCCCGTTATCCGACGCCACGACGATCAGCGTGTTCTCCCGCAGTGCCGTGTCGTTCCGGATCCGATCGAACAGCACGCCCAGTTGTTGGTCCATCGCATCGAGCACCGCGTAATACAGCGCTCGCTTGCTTCCGTCCGTTTCGTTGCGGAGCACCTCCGGCGGAAAGAACGGCGAATGCACATCGTCCGGCCACAGGTTCACGTAGAACCGTCTGCCCGCTTCCTGCGCCTCGTCGATGAACGCCACCGCATCCGTCACGAATGCCGCCGTCACCACCGAACGGTCTTCCCAGCGGATCGGCCCCCGCCCCAGCTTCGCCGAGCCCAGATCGTGCCGGCCGGGCCGCTTGCCGTCGTAGGCATCCTTCAGTGGCAGTACTCGCGGCCCCAGCCCCTCGAAATTGGTCAGACTCTCGTCGAAGCCGTACTCGGTGATCAGCGGTGCTTCGCCGACGTCCCGCTGCCCACCCATGTGCCATTTGCCGAAGTGCCCGGTCGCGTAGCCGGCCGCGTCGAGTTCCCGGGCCAGCATCGGTGCTTCGGGATCGAGCCACTGGTCCATGCCCCGCTGACGGTTCCGCTTCCGGTTCGCCAGGTAGGAACTGATCCGCCACCGCTGCGGATACTGCCCCGTCGACAGCGCCACCCGTGACGGCGAGCAGATCGGCGAATTGACGTAGAAGTTGGTGAACCGCAGACCTTCGGCCGCCAGCCGGTCGATCTGCTCCGTCTCGACGACGTCACCCCCGAAGCAGGACAGGTCCGACCACCCCATGTCGTCGATGAACACGGTGATGATGTTCGGTGGCACCTCCGCCGCCTTCGCTCGTGATGAAGCGAGCAACACCACCAGCACCGCCAGACAGGCCAGACCACGTCCCCACTGCCGCTTCATGCCATGTCCCTTCTCTTAGGCGTCGCCCTGAACTTCCCCACGATTCGTCGGACCGCCACTGTCGCAGGCTGGGACTGGTCCCGGCAATTTGCCGGCTCCGCCAGCACCTTCCACCGCTCACCTCCGGGGTGCCACGGCTCTGTGAGCCGTGCGCCAGGTATACCTGCCTTTTCTGCCGACGTCCCACCTCCAATGAAAGCCCGCCGGCTGCGACCGGTGGACCCATTAGCTGTAGCCCAGCCACCCATCGACAAGTGGGGCAGACATTCCTGTCTGCCTTCCGATCCCTCACCGACGCGGCTCCGATGTCCTCGCGACTACCTCCTGCCTCCTGCCTCCAGCTTCCTACCTCCTGCTTCCTCCTCCCGCCACGGCCCGCGCCTGCTCCAGCAGAAACTCCACCACCGGCCGCGCCGCAGGATCGTCCAGCCGGTTCGTCATCTCCCGCGGATCATCCGCCAGGTTGTACAGCTCCAGCGGATGCAGCTCCCCCTCGAACGCATACCGGTGATCGAGAAACAGCTTCCATTTCCCCGGAACCGGTGCCCCGTTCGACCGCACCGCAACCACCGCCCGCTTGTCCGACAGCTTCCGCGACGCCTCTTTGTGGTCGTTCGGAAACAGGGCCGGCCGCGGCTCGAATGGTTCACCCCGCAGAGCGGCCAGCTGACTGATGCTGTCCTCGGCCCCCCGCTCACCCTGTGCCAGATCCGGCAGCGGGCGATCCAGAATCTCCGCCACCGTCGCGAACAGGTCGTTCAGCCCCAGCAGCCGTTCACAGGTCTGACCGTCGGTTTCGACATTGCCGTCCCCGATTCCTCCCGCCGGCCACGCCGCGAAAAACGGAATCCGATGGCCTCCCTCGTACGTCGACCCCTTGTTGCTGCGCAGCGGACCGGTTGCCGTCTTCGCCTTCGACTCCGCACCATTGTCGCTGGCGAAGACAAACAGCGTGTTCTCGATCAGCCGATGCCCCGGCCGACGCGGATCGGGCCCCTGCAGAAACTCCAGCAGCAACCCCACCTGCACATCGTTCTCAAGCACGAAGTCCAGCCGGGTCGATCCCGTCGGCTCGCCATTCACATACCGGCTCGCCCCTTTCACCGGCACACCGGCAATCTCATCAGACGGCGTGTGCGGCGTGTGATTGGCGGGTGAGGCGAAATACAGGAAGAACGGCTGCTCTGCCTCGTTCGATTCCCGCAGAAACTCCATCGCCGCCTCATGCAGCCGCGGCCCGATCTCCTTCAGCACGTACGAGCCGTCCAGCTGCTTCCCGTTCCCGGTTGCTCCAATGACGTCGCGGTTCCGCATCCAGCCCGGACCGATCCGCTGGTCGGGCGTGTTTCGCTTCTGCCCGTGGGGACCAGACGTCGGATGACTCCGCGAGATGCCGAAGAAAAAGTCAAAGCCATGATCGACCGGACCGTCCGCCAGCGGCTGCGTCAGATCCGCATCGTCCCATCCTTTCGCCGGCTCACCGTTGCTGTTGCGGTACGTCAGCCCCAGATGCCACTTCCCCACCATTCCGGTCCGGTAGCCTGCCTCCTGCAGAAACGAGGCCAGCGTCGGACGGTCCCGTTCGATCAGCGGATCGCCATGCACGCCGAACAGAACCCAGTGCTTCAGCCGCGTCCGCCAGCAGTAGCGGCCCGTCATCAGGGCATATCGCGACGTCGTGCAGCGGCTGTGCGGCGAATGAGCATCGGTAAAGCGGACCCCCATCCGGGCCAGCCGCTCCATGTGCGGCGTATGCAGCTGCACGTCCGGGCCGTTCCCCGTCCAGTCCCGGTAGACCGACGTGTCTCCCATTCCCATGTCGTCGGCAAGGAAGACGATAATGTTGGGAGGAACCTCCGCCCCGGCAGGACCGGCACCGAGCAGCAGCACCACAACAACAGGAACCAGGAACTTCATCGCGCCCTCCCCATGATGTTGCCAGCTCGAAAACGGGTGGCCGTGGCTGGATCTCACAACGCGAGCGTCAAACGACATTCGATTCACTTTGCAGGCATCCCGCAGGTCAGGGCATCGTCTGCCGCCCCAACATCGGAACCGTACTCCATGTCATCGAAAGCCCACCGGCTGCGTCCGGTGGGCCGTCGTCGGGGGTAACATCAAACAACATTCAATTCACCCGTCACTCGAACAGCCGTCGCGAAATCTCGCGCAGCTTCTCTGCCGGAATCTTCGGCACCTTCCGGTCGTACGTCAGCAGACCGTTGATCTCCCCTTCGACGTCCGTCGTCTGCGTGTAGACGCCGGCGGCGATCCCCTGCTCCTTCAGCTCGGCCAGAATGTCGATCGATCGCTCGTATCGCTCCAGCCATTCTTCCTTGTTCTTCGGAAGCCCGCCGTACCCCCAGTTGCGGCGATCCACGTCCCACAGGTGCCCTTCGACCGGATATCCGTGCCCGCCGAACTCACCCACGACCTTGATGAACTCCCGGTACCGCTCTGCATCGAACGGAAACTCCGGATGCGGGTAGCTGTGATGATCGACGATGTCACCCACCGGCCAGAAGTTCCCCCCGCTCGCCACGTTCACCAGCCGGCTGGGATCACGCTCGACCGTCCACTCCCCCACCTTGATCGTCCGGTGCTGGCCCCACGCTTCATTGAACGGCACCCACACCACGATCGACGGGTGACTCTCCAGCAGATCGATCATCTGCTTCAGTTCGACCATGAACTGTTCATGCTCATCGTCAGGCCACTCGGCATCCTGCGGGTCCGGCTGCAGTCGCGTCCACGGCGGATTGTTCCCGGCGCTCACCTGATCCTGCCAGACCATCAGCCCCAGCCGGTCGCAGTGATAGTAGTACCGCCGCGGCTCCACCTTGATGTGCTTGCGGAGCATGTTGAAGCCGGCCTTCTTCAGAAACTCCAGCTCGAACACCATCGCCTCGTCCGACGGCGGTGTCAGCAGACCATCCGGCCACCACCCCTGGTCCAGCGGCCCCCAGTGGAAGATCCGTTCACCGTTCAGCGTGAATCGCAGATGACCCTCGTCGTCGAGCGTCTTGCCGACCGAACGGATCCCCGCGTACGACTCGACGCGGTCCAGCACCTCGCCCTGCTCGTCGACAAGTGCCACCTCCAACCGGTACAGGTGCGGCGAAGAGGGAGACCACAGCTTCGCATCCGGAACGGTGATCGTGATCGCCTCGCCATCGCCGCGGCCATCCGCCACCACCCTGTCGCCATCCTTCACGACAACCCGGACCGACCCCCCTTCCGCCTCGCCGCCGACATCCGTGCGAACTGTGATCGAACCGCTGGCCGCGTCCGTTCCGATCGTCAGATCCTCGATATGCGCAGCCGGTACCGGCTCCAGCCAGACCGTCTGCCAGATGCCCGAGACCTGCGTGTACCAGATGCCCCGCGGCGAAAGCGTCTGCTTCCCGCGAAGTTGCCACTCCTCGGTATCGTCTTCGACCCGCACGAGCAGCTCGTTCTCACCATCGCGCAGGGCTTCGGTCACGTCGAAGGAGAACGGCGTATTCCCGCCCCGGTGCGTACCGACAGAAGTCCCGTTCACCCACACTTCGCATTCGTAGTCGACCGCCTCGAAGTGCAGCAGCATCCGCTCGCCGTCGCCGGTGGATGCGTCGAACGTCCGCCGATACCACAACGCCTCATCCGGGTCGAGCAGCCGCTGCACGCCCCCCAGCTTCGATTCCAGGCAGAACGGCACCAGAATCTCGCCCGTCCATTCCTCTGGCACCTCGGCCCGGTCCGCTTTCGTGATCGCGTAGTCCCACTGGCCGTTCAGATTCTGCCACTCGTTCCGGCGAAGCTGCGGCCGGGGATACTCGGTCCACGCGTTCTCCGGAGTGATCTCCGCCCCCCACGTCGTCATCAGCTCCGACTCGAACGGTTTCATGCTCCGCTGCGCAGGCGGCAGCTCCGGCACGTTCTGTCCGTCGACGACATGCACGTCGATGAACTGCCCGCCAGCCGTCTGTCGGCAGTGAACGGCGAGAGTGTTCACCCCTTTGCGCAGCGCCTGCTTCACTTCGGCGTCGAGCGGGACAACCTTGTACTCGGTCGTGTAGCCCTCGAACGCGGCGACCCGGCGACCGTTAATGAACACCTGAGCGTTTTCATCGTGGTGAATCAGCAGTGCCGGCTGCTCCGGAATCGAATCCAGCTCGAACTGCTTGCGGATCCAGATGTTGTTCGTCCGCCAGTATGTTCCCACCCGCGAGCCGGGAGTCTCAGGCGTGCCGAATCCCCCGAATCCGTCCTTCCACCCCGCTTCGTCGAAGTCCGCGGTGCGCCAGCCCTCGGCCGGTCGGCGGAAGGTGTACTTCCACGAGTCGACGATCGGTACCTCGGCCGCTGCGGGAGCCTGTAGCAGTACGACAGCCAGCAGGAAGAGAAGCGTCGGTCTCATCGATACACCTCGTGTCAGAATTTCCGTATGAGCGCCTCGGCCGTTACTCCCCGACCGGATCAAGGACCGAGAAGTCGGCAAACGTGATGTAGATGGCGGCGACGATCGCGATCAGAATCAGCCCCGACGGAATCGCCAGCTTCCACGGCGTCATGTCGACCGCCTTCACGTCCTCCTGCACGAACTCCGTCTCGCGGGGAGCAATCTCGCCGATGATCAGCATCAGAATCAGCAGCCACGCGAACACGACCCCCAGAAACTGGAATTCGTGCATCGCCGCGACCACCGTGTCGAACGGCGGCACAAAGTAGCCGATCGCAATGATCGAGAAGCCCGCAATCAG
This region includes:
- a CDS encoding DUF1559 domain-containing protein gives rise to the protein MTQVRVRTSPRRGFTLIELLVVIAIIAILIALLLPAVQQAREAARRTQCKNNLKQIGLALHNYHDVHGRFVYRKGGTDGYGDSSRLDGNYRRRSGMISLLPYIDQAPLYNLIEAGDTSTSPPVPPGGPAPWSSGWQVWWQQIPGFRCPSDPGITTARGTCSYAFSMGDYVAGNNRDSTDVNGLFAAHTTYAVRDVLDGTSNTLAFSERVQASFGIGARSNPDIREGILTGVSSITSNPGACLAAAAAISSGNRYTNGSQVKGKFSSFWHDGQPENVAFTSVLAPNSPSCINDTNPNSDGAVSLMSASSHHTGGVHALMVDGAVRFISDSIDTGNLGIATTLGGSSPYGVWGALGTKRGGEVVSEF
- a CDS encoding sulfatase family protein, with the protein product MKFLVPVVVVLLLGAGPAGAEVPPNIIVFLADDMGMGDTSVYRDWTGNGPDVQLHTPHMERLARMGVRFTDAHSPHSRCTTSRYALMTGRYCWRTRLKHWVLFGVHGDPLIERDRPTLASFLQEAGYRTGMVGKWHLGLTYRNSNGEPAKGWDDADLTQPLADGPVDHGFDFFFGISRSHPTSGPHGQKRNTPDQRIGPGWMRNRDVIGATGNGKQLDGSYVLKEIGPRLHEAAMEFLRESNEAEQPFFLYFASPANHTPHTPSDEIAGVPVKGASRYVNGEPTGSTRLDFVLENDVQVGLLLEFLQGPDPRRPGHRLIENTLFVFASDNGAESKAKTATGPLRSNKGSTYEGGHRIPFFAAWPAGGIGDGNVETDGQTCERLLGLNDLFATVAEILDRPLPDLAQGERGAEDSISQLAALRGEPFEPRPALFPNDHKEASRKLSDKRAVVAVRSNGAPVPGKWKLFLDHRYAFEGELHPLELYNLADDPREMTNRLDDPAARPVVEFLLEQARAVAGGGSRR
- a CDS encoding PSD1 and planctomycete cytochrome C domain-containing protein, which translates into the protein MGRFVRSALTVILVTVTSGTAVLAEPIEFNRDIRPILSDKCFFCHGPDKAERQAELRLDTAEGAVADRDGSIAVVPGDPEASLLVERILAGDEYEVMPPPETGKELTDAEKQLLVEWIRQGAEYQDHWAYVSPTRPEVPEVADESWPAGDIDRFILSRIEGMGLEPAPEADRVTLIRRLYFDLIGLPPTPEEVDAFVDDTSEGAWERAVDRLLASRHYGERMAIYWLDLVRYADTVGYHGDQEHSATLYRDYVIKAFNDNKPFDEFTIEQLAGDLLPDATTEQKIASGYNRLLQTSHEGGVQKKEYLAKYASDRVRNLSEVWLAGTMGCAECHDHKYDPYTAADFYALQAVMADINDNETFKAGNTSPTQRRPEIEALSPIDEARIAEIEKELTQLAGALGEGDGDARQEIEQQIKTLESEKASLQNNLRRQMITVSIEPRTIRLLPRGDWLDESGPVMEASVPHFLPQIEKDGRVTRLDLAEWLTQPDHPQTSRVFVNRLWYLYFGEGLARSLGDFGSQGEWPTHPKLLDWLAIEFVESGWDVKHMVKLIVMSRAYRQSSLVSEELKKQDPQNRLFARQGRFRLPAEMIRDNALAVSGLLVERIGGASARPYQPAGYYAHLNFPPRRYFYDENESQYRRGVYTHWQRQFLHPMLRAFDAPTREECTARRTISNTPTAALTLLNDPTFVEAARVLAVRVIEQEGSDADRLRWLWREVLSRDPRSEEVGVLSDLLDANRSTYEGSEDAAVELLEVGLAPVPDDVPAVELASWTAVCRAILSLNETITRN
- a CDS encoding carboxypeptidase-like regulatory domain-containing protein — its product is MRYSFWIFPLCCLAALGCTSESRETPVPVYPVTGVVTLNGEPVVGADVTFYNADAARSAFGRTDDEGRYQLSTFSSNDGAVDGRHIVTIVKVDAPAADAAPVASIESEAYVPPGAGASTTPAKPKSTLPEKFSSQQTSGLTAIVNAEGDNEIDFELTN
- a CDS encoding family 43 glycosylhydrolase translates to MKRQWGRGLACLAVLVVLLASSRAKAAEVPPNIITVFIDDMGWSDLSCFGGDVVETEQIDRLAAEGLRFTNFYVNSPICSPSRVALSTGQYPQRWRISSYLANRKRNRQRGMDQWLDPEAPMLARELDAAGYATGHFGKWHMGGQRDVGEAPLITEYGFDESLTNFEGLGPRVLPLKDAYDGKRPGRHDLGSAKLGRGPIRWEDRSVVTAAFVTDAVAFIDEAQEAGRRFYVNLWPDDVHSPFFPPEVLRNETDGSKRALYYAVLDAMDQQLGVLFDRIRNDTALRENTLIVVASDNGPEQGAGTAAPLRGHKTLLYEGGVRSPLIVWGPGLLADDVAGTVNETSVLSALDLNRSFYEITGVEPPEGVELDGENLAATLLGKGKRSREAPIFFRRPPDRPGTKEEPNPDLAARDGKWKFYVNYDGSRPQLYDLSADVSETKNVVEDHPEVAARLKQGVMAWNAGLPKDAGDPTYAESGRVGSLPAGRFVNPIGEGADPWVVRDPNADRYLWCLSEGNRGISIHTSDSLTRLGTKHVVWRAPETGPCSREVWAPELHFLDGRWHVYFAASDGRNENHLAWVLRSQSENPLGPYELHGPLATGEGADRESPNVWAIDMTVLEHAGRRYAVWSGWDAPGTDRQYLYIAAMKSPTELSGRRVRICDNADYLWERVEPGPEHRGLNEAPQVLKREGRTFLLYSCGASWLPTYKLGLLELTGDDPLDPGAWTKHPEPVFAGTEETYGVGHSCFVRSPDGSEWWHVFHAKRDRRPGWRRAVFVQPMEFARDGFPQFGKPVRAGEPLRRPSGETPRDVKLPYRSSLKGDHLPPGWSYYGHHQFIDAARDGLHLGVVPEAPINEYRSGEKVVLDGMLPADLSIEVTIDFRGDGDARDAGILFRCSGSSVGYDAQRGYFAGLIPRTGLVILGRMDGETWTELARAPAEIDANRPQRLQVDVAGEQIDVLVDGERVLSRRDGMLSQGSVGLRVVDAHGVFSDVVMEER